Proteins encoded within one genomic window of Legionella sp. PC997:
- a CDS encoding proline--tRNA ligase: MRASQWFLATLKETPNDAEIVSHQLMLRTGMIRKLGSGLYTWMPLGLKVLRKIEQIVREEMNRINSMELLMPAVQPAELWQETGRWDTFGGQLLTMKDSNGREYCYGPTHEEVITDIMRNELQSYKQLPASFYQIQTKFRDEIRPRFGVMRAREFIMKDAYSFHLNLESLQMTYQDMYQAYCRIFDRMGLKYRAVEADTGAIGGSASHEFQVLADSGEDLIFYSDHGDYAANIEQATSLKPQRATPTTQKMILVDTPKQKTIAEVSNFLGVANSKTIKTLIVKGKEHPMVALVLRGDDELNEVKAIKNPLVHSPLQFIDEESILTNLKTPIGSLGPVNLPIPVIVDYHALAMDSFICGANQTDKHYQHAAWDRDVPEYHVYDLRNVKEGDPSPDGKGILRSCRGIEVGHVFQLGDKYAKAMNAAVINEQGQLETMLMGCYGLGITRVVAAAIEQHHDEKGILWPQNIAPFQVVIIPLNGNRSPLVQEQADALYERLKELDVDVLIDDRNERAGVLFADHDLIGIPHRIIVSERNMEQNCVEYKNRANGETQLLSLDNAIETIVQLASNR; encoded by the coding sequence ATGCGTGCGTCTCAATGGTTTTTAGCTACTCTCAAAGAAACTCCCAACGATGCTGAGATTGTTTCTCATCAATTAATGCTGAGAACTGGAATGATTCGTAAGCTGGGTTCAGGCCTTTATACCTGGATGCCTTTGGGTTTAAAAGTATTACGTAAAATAGAACAAATAGTACGAGAGGAAATGAACCGCATCAACTCCATGGAATTGCTCATGCCCGCAGTGCAACCTGCAGAGCTATGGCAAGAAACAGGACGTTGGGACACCTTTGGTGGCCAGCTTCTTACCATGAAAGACTCTAATGGTCGAGAATATTGCTATGGCCCAACCCACGAAGAAGTAATCACGGATATTATGCGTAATGAATTGCAATCCTATAAGCAATTACCCGCAAGTTTTTATCAGATCCAGACCAAATTCCGCGACGAAATCAGACCACGTTTTGGGGTGATGCGTGCACGAGAATTTATTATGAAAGATGCCTATTCGTTCCATTTAAATTTAGAAAGTCTTCAAATGACCTATCAAGATATGTATCAGGCTTATTGTCGTATCTTTGATCGCATGGGTCTTAAATACCGTGCCGTTGAAGCAGATACAGGTGCAATCGGAGGTTCTGCATCTCATGAATTTCAAGTATTAGCTGACTCGGGTGAAGATTTAATTTTCTATAGTGATCACGGAGATTATGCCGCAAATATTGAACAAGCAACCAGTCTCAAACCTCAAAGAGCAACTCCTACCACTCAAAAAATGATTCTGGTCGATACCCCAAAACAAAAAACTATAGCAGAAGTTTCAAACTTCCTGGGTGTAGCGAATAGTAAAACCATTAAGACCCTGATTGTAAAAGGAAAAGAGCATCCTATGGTTGCTTTAGTTTTAAGAGGTGATGACGAACTCAATGAAGTCAAAGCCATAAAAAATCCTTTGGTGCACTCTCCCTTGCAATTTATAGATGAGGAATCTATTTTAACGAACCTGAAGACACCCATTGGTTCACTGGGTCCGGTAAATTTACCGATTCCTGTTATCGTGGATTACCATGCACTGGCTATGGATTCATTTATTTGTGGTGCCAATCAAACAGACAAGCACTACCAACATGCTGCATGGGATAGAGATGTGCCCGAATATCATGTTTATGACTTACGTAATGTAAAAGAAGGCGATCCCAGTCCAGATGGGAAAGGGATACTGCGCTCTTGCCGTGGTATCGAAGTTGGCCATGTCTTTCAGCTGGGCGACAAATATGCCAAAGCAATGAACGCTGCAGTCATTAATGAGCAAGGTCAATTAGAAACTATGTTGATGGGCTGTTATGGTTTAGGTATCACTCGTGTAGTTGCAGCCGCAATCGAACAACATCATGATGAAAAAGGCATTCTGTGGCCTCAGAATATTGCACCTTTCCAAGTAGTCATTATTCCTTTGAACGGAAATCGCTCCCCGTTAGTCCAAGAACAAGCAGACGCGTTATATGAACGTTTAAAAGAGTTAGACGTTGATGTATTAATTGACGATCGCAATGAAAGAGCTGGTGTATTGTTTGCGGATCACGATTTGATTGGTATTCCACATCGTATCATCGTAAGTGAACGGAATATGGAACAAAACTGTGTGGAATATAAAAACCGAGCTAATGGAGAAACACAACTACTAAGCTTGGATAATGCAATTGAGACAATCGTTCAACTGGCTTCAAATAGGTAG
- a CDS encoding bifunctional SulP family inorganic anion transporter/carbonic anhydrase → MFTNSTVDSRIFRIYAKRYFKFDFVAAIVVFLVAIPLCLGIALASGAPLFSGILSGVIGGVVVGCISGSHVSVSGPAAGMAAVVVAALTQLGDFNTFLIALFLAGILQVVIGSLRAGFVADYVPSNVVQGLLCAIGILLIIKQLPLAFTLSADFNELKMHLLETAEEIKLSPILGLYQHINTGAMLITVLSLSTLIYFDLTKNKILKEIPAPILVVILGVLLNEFFQWTNSSMVQDSPQLVNIPHTGSFGELVNKLEYPNWAALTNPKVYLYAFIIGIVASLETLLNLKAGEKLDKKRRHPSSNRELVAQGVGNMTAGLIGGIPVTSVIVRTSINIQAGSKSKISAILHGIFIFFAVMLIPGTLNKIPLSSLAAILIYTGYKLNKPSIYRSIYAQGSDRFIPFLATVISIIVFNLLTGILIGLAVSLFYILKSNSQARINILKEIHPTGEINRLMLPQQMTFLNKAALVAELDSIPRESQLIIDARYTQYIDKEITELLKEFKEEQAPNKKISLNLIGFKEHYKIHNYIEFINVTTYDVQSHLSPAQVLNILYEGNQRFLNDSRIHRSNHLDIKLTAKGQHPIAIVLGCIDSRVPVETIFDMSFGDIFCVRVAGNVVNNDVLASIEYACHVVGVKLIIVLGHTRCGAIQSACDGVEKGHITELLNKIKPAIQAENETDTNRHSKNKTFVDNVTELNVAHTMQEIYDRSSILHDMIEQNDIAIVGAIYNVQTGKVHYKNYEYELSQLGEKNYAHFATKLNTLLEEAKIKE, encoded by the coding sequence ATGTTTACAAATTCAACGGTTGACTCCCGTATATTTCGAATTTATGCAAAGCGTTATTTTAAATTTGATTTTGTAGCAGCCATAGTCGTATTTCTAGTTGCCATACCTTTATGTCTGGGTATTGCCTTAGCTTCAGGCGCACCTCTTTTCTCAGGAATTTTAAGTGGAGTTATAGGCGGAGTGGTCGTAGGTTGTATAAGTGGCTCGCACGTAAGTGTCAGCGGGCCAGCAGCCGGTATGGCCGCGGTGGTAGTTGCTGCTCTTACCCAACTTGGGGATTTCAATACATTTTTAATTGCCCTTTTTCTCGCAGGTATACTTCAAGTGGTTATAGGAAGCTTACGCGCTGGATTTGTTGCAGACTATGTCCCCTCAAATGTGGTGCAAGGCTTATTATGTGCTATTGGTATTTTATTAATAATCAAACAGCTACCGCTAGCATTTACTCTTTCTGCAGATTTCAATGAACTCAAAATGCATTTGTTAGAAACAGCAGAAGAGATCAAGTTGAGTCCTATTCTTGGGTTGTATCAACATATCAATACAGGGGCGATGTTGATTACAGTTCTTTCGCTCAGTACTTTAATTTATTTTGATCTAACTAAAAATAAAATACTAAAAGAAATACCTGCGCCGATACTCGTCGTTATTTTGGGAGTACTACTTAATGAATTTTTTCAATGGACCAACTCAAGTATGGTTCAAGATTCTCCACAATTAGTTAACATTCCGCATACAGGAAGTTTTGGTGAGCTAGTTAATAAATTGGAATACCCCAATTGGGCAGCTTTAACTAATCCCAAAGTCTATCTTTATGCTTTTATTATTGGCATTGTTGCTTCTCTTGAAACCTTATTGAATCTTAAGGCCGGAGAGAAACTGGATAAAAAACGTCGTCATCCCTCTTCAAACCGAGAATTAGTTGCTCAAGGGGTTGGAAACATGACCGCAGGCTTAATTGGTGGAATTCCCGTTACCTCGGTAATCGTACGGACCTCTATTAATATTCAAGCGGGCTCGAAAAGCAAAATTTCAGCTATTTTACATGGTATTTTTATTTTCTTTGCAGTGATGTTAATCCCTGGTACTCTAAATAAGATTCCCTTATCTTCTTTAGCTGCCATTTTAATTTACACCGGGTATAAGCTAAATAAGCCTTCAATTTATCGCTCCATTTATGCTCAGGGAAGTGATCGATTTATTCCATTTCTCGCTACCGTCATCAGTATCATTGTGTTTAACCTTTTGACGGGTATTTTAATCGGATTAGCAGTAAGTTTATTTTATATATTAAAATCAAACAGCCAAGCACGAATTAATATTCTTAAAGAAATTCATCCCACCGGAGAAATTAATCGTTTAATGCTTCCGCAACAAATGACTTTCCTTAATAAGGCAGCTTTGGTTGCGGAACTTGATTCCATACCGAGAGAGTCTCAATTAATTATTGATGCTCGTTATACTCAGTATATTGATAAGGAAATTACTGAGCTTTTAAAAGAGTTTAAAGAAGAGCAAGCTCCCAATAAGAAAATTTCATTGAATCTTATTGGCTTTAAAGAACATTATAAGATTCATAATTATATTGAGTTTATCAATGTAACCACCTATGACGTACAATCGCACCTATCTCCTGCGCAGGTATTAAATATCTTATATGAAGGAAACCAACGCTTCCTTAATGATAGCCGGATCCACCGTTCAAACCATTTGGACATTAAACTCACTGCTAAAGGGCAACATCCCATTGCCATTGTTCTTGGTTGTATTGATTCCCGGGTTCCTGTAGAAACCATTTTTGATATGAGCTTTGGTGATATTTTTTGTGTGAGAGTTGCTGGCAATGTCGTCAATAATGACGTTTTGGCCAGTATTGAATATGCCTGTCATGTTGTGGGTGTTAAACTGATTATCGTTCTGGGCCATACTCGTTGTGGTGCAATTCAATCTGCTTGTGATGGGGTTGAAAAAGGCCATATCACTGAATTACTGAACAAAATAAAACCCGCTATCCAGGCTGAAAACGAAACTGATACGAATCGTCACAGTAAAAATAAAACGTTTGTAGATAATGTTACTGAGTTAAACGTAGCCCATACCATGCAAGAAATTTATGATCGCAGCTCTATTTTGCACGACATGATTGAACAAAATGATATAGCTATAGTGGGTGCGATTTATAATGTTCAAACAGGTAAAGTCCACTATAAAAATTATGAGTATGAACTAAGTCAACTTGGTGAAAAAAATTACGCCCACTTTGCAACTAAATTAAATACATTATTAGAAGAAGCTAAGATTAAGGAATAG
- the ttcA gene encoding tRNA 2-thiocytidine(32) synthetase TtcA, whose translation MSNPSQVEKKLLHYTGKAIADFNMIQRGDRVMVCLSGGKDSFTLLTILDQLRRRSGNKFELFSFTLDQAQPGWNDTAVRQWLADRFIPYEILTRDTYSIVKEKIPEGKTYCSLCSRLRRGIIYRYAEEHGFNKIALGHHRDDLVRTLIMSIFYNGDIRSMPPKLLSDNKKHIVIRPLCYVQEKDIITFAQEQSYPIIPCTLCGSQENLMRKKVTHLINQLAEENPKVPSNILHALQSIKPSQLMDQNMWNFRNLENELITNQTINTDEVFGTEEFDPVEV comes from the coding sequence ATGTCCAATCCCTCTCAAGTTGAAAAAAAATTACTCCATTATACTGGTAAAGCAATTGCAGATTTTAATATGATCCAGCGTGGTGATCGCGTCATGGTCTGTTTATCTGGTGGCAAAGATTCTTTTACGCTCTTAACGATTTTAGATCAATTACGCCGACGTTCTGGTAATAAATTTGAACTTTTCTCTTTTACTCTGGATCAGGCCCAACCAGGTTGGAATGATACTGCCGTGAGACAATGGCTTGCTGATCGATTCATTCCGTATGAAATCCTAACTCGAGATACTTACAGTATCGTAAAAGAAAAAATTCCTGAAGGTAAAACCTATTGTTCCTTATGTTCACGATTACGTCGTGGGATTATCTATCGTTATGCCGAGGAACATGGCTTCAATAAAATTGCCCTTGGTCACCATCGTGATGATTTAGTTCGTACGTTAATAATGTCCATATTCTATAATGGGGATATCCGCTCAATGCCTCCTAAATTGCTTAGCGATAATAAAAAACATATCGTCATTCGGCCATTATGTTATGTGCAAGAGAAAGATATCATCACCTTCGCCCAGGAACAATCTTACCCCATCATCCCATGTACACTTTGTGGTTCTCAAGAAAATTTAATGCGGAAAAAAGTAACCCATTTAATTAATCAGCTTGCAGAAGAAAATCCCAAAGTTCCTAGTAATATCCTGCATGCGCTGCAAAGTATTAAACCCAGCCAGCTTATGGATCAAAACATGTGGAATTTTAGAAATCTTGAGAATGAATTAATTACCAACCAAACAATTAATACCGACGAAGTCTTTGGTACTGAAGAATTCGATCCAGTTGAAGTCTAA
- a CDS encoding TolC family outer membrane protein — MKKLLICYLMAFGLLSPTFASTDLMDIYHQALENDPIFKNAYETYMANREAVPQAWAALLPQAGLTARTTRNFLHVNDGFFSVQDDYYKSRTWQFSASQAIFNYQAWAKVKQARASVKAAQATFNDAAQDLILRTAKAYFDILFAQDTLNFAEAKKRANMRQYEQAKQRFEVGLDPITSVYEAKAAYDQSIATVIASRNNQINQNENLRKLTNHVYELIAPLRDGKIPLIKPEPNDVDEWIDTGLRQNYKLLSAKCNLEVARQNMKALSAGNWPTVAIQGNSTETTNEVNTSSPFLPANQKQSSVGLALNFPAFQGGLVLSQTRQAKHNFRATSERVEQTYRDVVVNSRIAFNTITDGISKVKADRQTVISQQNSLESTEAQFEVGTRTMVDVVNAQQRLFEAQNQLANDQYSLINAVLTLKYLAGTLNVNDLELINSWLETTRINGSISTVSKTTITK; from the coding sequence ATGAAAAAATTGTTGATTTGCTATCTTATGGCTTTTGGTCTGTTGTCGCCAACATTTGCTTCAACGGACTTAATGGATATCTATCATCAAGCTCTTGAAAATGATCCTATATTTAAAAATGCCTATGAAACCTACATGGCTAATAGGGAAGCTGTGCCTCAAGCATGGGCGGCATTGCTTCCCCAGGCCGGTCTTACAGCACGAACAACTCGAAATTTCCTTCATGTTAATGATGGCTTCTTTAGTGTCCAAGACGACTATTACAAATCTAGAACCTGGCAATTTTCCGCATCTCAGGCTATTTTCAATTACCAAGCTTGGGCAAAAGTAAAACAAGCAAGAGCCTCTGTTAAAGCAGCACAGGCCACTTTTAACGATGCAGCTCAGGATTTGATTCTTAGAACAGCAAAAGCCTATTTTGATATACTGTTTGCCCAAGATACCTTAAATTTTGCCGAGGCAAAAAAGCGTGCAAACATGCGCCAATATGAACAAGCCAAACAACGTTTTGAAGTAGGACTTGATCCAATTACCTCTGTATATGAAGCAAAGGCGGCTTATGATCAGTCAATTGCTACAGTGATTGCTTCCCGTAACAATCAAATCAATCAAAACGAAAATTTGAGGAAATTAACTAATCATGTTTACGAACTCATAGCGCCTCTACGCGATGGAAAAATTCCTCTTATTAAGCCAGAACCCAACGATGTAGATGAATGGATAGATACAGGGCTTAGGCAAAACTATAAATTACTGTCTGCTAAATGCAATCTTGAAGTAGCCCGTCAAAATATGAAGGCACTCTCTGCAGGAAACTGGCCTACCGTGGCGATCCAAGGCAACTCCACAGAAACAACAAATGAAGTAAACACTTCCAGCCCGTTTTTACCAGCAAATCAAAAGCAATCCAGCGTGGGTTTGGCATTAAACTTTCCTGCATTCCAAGGAGGACTAGTACTCTCGCAAACACGGCAAGCAAAACATAATTTTCGAGCCACAAGTGAACGAGTCGAACAAACTTATCGAGATGTGGTGGTAAACAGCCGGATTGCCTTTAATACCATTACTGATGGAATTAGCAAAGTAAAAGCGGACAGGCAGACTGTTATTTCCCAACAAAATTCATTAGAAAGTACAGAGGCACAATTTGAAGTAGGGACTCGCACCATGGTAGATGTGGTAAATGCCCAACAGCGCCTCTTTGAAGCGCAGAACCAACTTGCTAATGATCAATACAGTTTAATTAATGCTGTTTTAACTCTAAAATATCTTGCCGGAACATTGAATGTAAATGATCTTGAGTTGATAAATTCATGGTTAGAAACAACTCGTATTAATGGATCAATTTCTACTGTAAGCAAGACCACAATCACTAAATAA
- a CDS encoding protein-L-isoaspartate O-methyltransferase: MSYQSARINMVKQQLRTGDVLNEFILNLYDIVLRHEFVPEQFIDFAYSDMQIPLNHNQCMLTPLEEGKILQALDLQGHETVLEVGTGSGFFTALLSKLCKKVISVDYFADFTSHAARVLKKHHCNNVELITGDASQGWLENAPYDVVVFTGAKEQINETQKLQILPGGKLFVIEGTSPAMQGRLYELDHSEHWHETLIFETNIPLLIDKSMHKQFVF; encoded by the coding sequence ATGAGTTATCAAAGCGCACGCATTAACATGGTCAAACAACAACTTCGAACTGGCGATGTTTTAAACGAATTCATACTTAATCTATATGATATAGTACTCAGACACGAATTCGTTCCCGAGCAATTTATCGATTTTGCTTATTCAGATATGCAAATACCTCTGAATCATAATCAATGCATGCTTACGCCTTTGGAAGAAGGAAAAATCCTCCAAGCCCTGGATTTGCAAGGCCATGAAACAGTTTTGGAGGTAGGAACCGGCAGTGGATTTTTTACTGCTTTACTCAGTAAGCTATGCAAAAAGGTAATTAGCGTAGATTATTTTGCCGATTTCACGAGCCATGCAGCACGTGTATTAAAAAAACACCACTGTAATAATGTCGAATTAATTACGGGTGATGCCAGCCAAGGGTGGTTAGAAAATGCTCCTTATGATGTGGTTGTGTTCACGGGAGCCAAAGAACAAATAAATGAGACTCAAAAATTACAGATACTTCCGGGCGGAAAATTATTTGTTATTGAAGGAACATCTCCTGCAATGCAAGGCCGATTGTACGAATTGGATCATAGTGAACATTGGCATGAAACACTGATTTTTGAAACAAACATTCCTTTGTTGATCGATAAATCTATGCATAAGCAATTTGTATTTTAG
- a CDS encoding glycine C-acetyltransferase, translating to MLEQFTDYLQTEIATLKSEGLYKGERVISSQQQAAVTVNHKEVINLCANNYLGLANDHQLIAEGQKALAQYGYGMASVRFICGTQTPHKQLEQKISQFLSKEDTILYSSCFDANTGLFETLLGEEDAIISDALNHASIIDGVRLCKAARYRYANNDMKALEEQLIAAQGARFRLIATDGVFSMDGILANLPAICELADKYNAMVMVDDSHAVGFMGETGRGTPEHFGVSDRIDIITGTLGKALGGASGGYTSANKTIVEWLRQRSRPYLFSNTLAPVIAHTSCVVLDNLMANNHWAEKLKQNSRYFREGMTQLGFKLIPGEHPIIPVMLGDASLAGRMANRLLDLGIYVVGFSYPVVPKGLARIRTQMSAAHELHHLDKAIEAFETVGKEFSVI from the coding sequence GTGCTTGAGCAATTTACTGATTATTTGCAAACTGAAATAGCGACACTTAAAAGCGAAGGCTTATATAAAGGGGAGCGTGTTATTTCCAGCCAGCAACAAGCTGCTGTCACCGTAAATCATAAAGAAGTAATCAATCTTTGCGCTAATAATTATTTAGGTTTAGCCAATGATCATCAACTTATTGCTGAAGGACAAAAAGCACTGGCTCAGTATGGGTATGGTATGGCTTCTGTGCGTTTTATTTGTGGCACCCAAACTCCTCACAAACAGCTCGAACAGAAAATTAGTCAATTTTTAAGCAAGGAAGATACCATATTATATTCTTCATGTTTTGATGCGAATACTGGGCTTTTTGAAACCTTATTAGGTGAAGAAGATGCGATTATTAGTGATGCTTTAAACCACGCCAGTATTATTGATGGGGTCCGTTTGTGTAAAGCTGCGCGGTATCGATATGCAAATAACGACATGAAGGCATTAGAGGAACAATTAATTGCTGCTCAAGGTGCACGATTTCGTTTGATTGCTACCGATGGGGTTTTCTCTATGGATGGAATTTTAGCAAATCTTCCAGCCATTTGTGAATTAGCTGACAAGTATAATGCCATGGTTATGGTTGATGACTCACATGCAGTAGGCTTTATGGGTGAAACAGGTCGAGGAACTCCAGAGCATTTTGGCGTGAGTGATCGTATTGATATTATAACGGGTACTTTGGGTAAAGCCTTAGGTGGTGCTTCTGGCGGCTATACTTCAGCAAACAAGACGATAGTTGAGTGGTTGCGCCAACGTTCTAGACCTTACTTATTCTCAAATACTTTGGCTCCTGTTATTGCGCATACCTCTTGTGTCGTTTTAGATAATTTAATGGCCAATAATCACTGGGCTGAGAAATTAAAACAAAACAGCCGTTATTTTCGTGAAGGAATGACCCAATTAGGATTTAAGTTAATCCCGGGAGAGCATCCAATTATCCCTGTTATGTTAGGTGACGCAAGCTTGGCAGGACGCATGGCAAATCGTCTGTTGGATTTAGGTATCTATGTGGTGGGTTTTTCTTATCCTGTAGTACCTAAAGGGTTGGCTCGAATTCGTACTCAAATGTCTGCAGCACATGAGTTGCATCATTTGGATAAGGCAATCGAAGCTTTTGAAACCGTAGGTAAGGAATTTTCTGTTATTTAG
- the tdh gene encoding L-threonine 3-dehydrogenase, translating into MKSLVKAKKEPGIWMEDVAMPEYGVNDVLIKIKKTAICGTDIHIYSWDEWAQATIPVPMTVGHEFAGEIVAVGQEVQGLHVGQRVSGEGHITCGFCRNCRAGKRHLCRNTLGVGVNRPGCFAEYLSIPATNVIVLPDNITDEQASILDPFGNATHCALAFDVVGEDVLITGAGPIGVMAAAIVRHIGARHVVITDVNDYRLDLARKMGVTRAVNVKYEKLSDVTAELGMLEGFDVGLEMSGNPMALNDMMKAMNHGGHVAMLGIPPQETAIDWNQVIFKGLVIKGIYGREMFETWYKMIAMLQSGLDISPVITHRYPVNDFQHAFQIMASGQSGKVILDW; encoded by the coding sequence ATGAAATCATTAGTCAAGGCGAAAAAGGAACCTGGAATTTGGATGGAAGATGTTGCTATGCCTGAATACGGCGTCAACGATGTATTAATAAAGATTAAAAAAACTGCGATTTGTGGTACTGATATCCATATTTATTCCTGGGATGAATGGGCGCAAGCGACCATCCCCGTACCGATGACTGTAGGCCATGAGTTTGCTGGTGAAATTGTTGCAGTAGGGCAGGAAGTACAAGGACTACATGTTGGACAACGAGTTTCTGGAGAAGGTCACATAACCTGTGGTTTTTGCCGAAATTGTCGTGCAGGTAAGCGTCATCTGTGCCGTAACACTTTAGGTGTAGGTGTCAATCGGCCTGGATGTTTTGCGGAATATCTCTCTATCCCGGCCACTAATGTGATTGTTCTTCCAGATAATATTACCGACGAACAGGCTTCGATTCTTGATCCTTTTGGTAATGCAACTCACTGTGCTTTGGCTTTCGATGTAGTTGGAGAAGATGTATTGATTACCGGTGCTGGGCCCATTGGAGTTATGGCTGCAGCTATAGTAAGACATATAGGGGCTCGCCATGTAGTTATTACGGATGTGAATGATTACCGTTTGGATTTAGCCCGCAAAATGGGTGTAACTCGTGCAGTAAATGTTAAATATGAAAAACTGTCAGATGTCACTGCAGAGCTGGGAATGCTAGAGGGTTTTGATGTAGGCTTGGAAATGTCAGGTAATCCCATGGCGCTTAATGATATGATGAAAGCGATGAACCATGGTGGGCATGTCGCCATGTTAGGTATTCCTCCCCAAGAAACAGCTATTGATTGGAATCAAGTTATTTTTAAAGGATTAGTAATTAAGGGTATTTACGGACGTGAAATGTTTGAAACTTGGTATAAAATGATTGCTATGTTACAAAGTGGATTGGATATTTCACCTGTTATAACGCATCGTTACCCAGTGAATGATTTCCAACATGCATTTCAAATTATGGCATCAGGCCAATCTGGCAAAGTAATACTTGATTGGTAG
- the ettA gene encoding energy-dependent translational throttle protein EttA, producing the protein MSQYIFTMNRVSKIVENQRFILKDISLSFFPGAKIGVLGLNGSGKSTLLRIMAGVDTQFEGEARPQPGIKIGYLEQEPKLDPDKTVREVVEEGVKEMKEKLARFDAISMRFAEPMSDDEMNTLLAEQGELQNDIEAGGGWDLDRKLDVAADALRLSDWNAVVGKLSGGERRRVALCRLLLSNPDMLLLDEPTNHLDAESVAWLEHFLESFPGTVVAITHDRYFLDNAAEWILELDRGEGIPYKGNYSAWLEQKEARLEMEQKQEDAHMRAMKAELEWVRTSPKGRHAKNKARLARFEEMNSKEFQKRNETNEIYIPPGERLGDLVLEGEKISKSFGDRILIDNLDFKLPKGGILGIIGPNGAGKSTFLKMITGQEEPDSGTIRIGETVQLAYVDQLRDELDPNKTVWQEISDGHDIMQVGSFQMPSRAYVGRFNFKGTDQQKKMAQLSGGERNRVHLAKLLKSGGNVLLLDEPSNDLDVETLRALEGAILNFPGCVIVISHDRWFLDRICTHLMAFEGDSQITFIEGNYSDYEADRRRRLGDAADRPSRIKYRKLES; encoded by the coding sequence ATGTCACAATATATTTTTACCATGAATCGTGTCAGTAAAATTGTTGAAAACCAAAGATTTATTTTAAAAGATATTTCCTTGAGTTTTTTCCCTGGCGCTAAAATCGGCGTTTTAGGATTGAATGGTTCGGGTAAATCAACTTTATTACGCATTATGGCGGGGGTTGATACTCAATTCGAAGGCGAGGCAAGACCTCAACCAGGAATTAAAATCGGTTATCTTGAACAAGAACCTAAATTGGATCCGGATAAAACGGTACGGGAAGTTGTGGAAGAGGGCGTAAAGGAAATGAAAGAAAAACTCGCCCGCTTTGACGCAATTAGTATGCGTTTTGCAGAACCAATGAGCGATGATGAAATGAACACACTGCTTGCTGAACAAGGTGAATTGCAAAACGATATTGAAGCCGGTGGCGGTTGGGATTTGGATAGAAAATTAGATGTTGCAGCTGATGCACTTCGATTATCCGATTGGAATGCAGTGGTCGGTAAATTATCCGGAGGCGAGCGTCGTCGAGTCGCATTATGCCGTTTGTTGCTTTCTAACCCCGATATGTTGTTGCTTGACGAACCAACCAACCATTTAGATGCAGAATCTGTAGCCTGGTTAGAACATTTTCTGGAAAGTTTTCCTGGTACTGTTGTTGCGATTACGCACGATCGTTATTTCTTGGATAATGCTGCAGAGTGGATATTAGAACTCGATCGTGGTGAGGGAATACCATATAAAGGAAATTACTCTGCTTGGCTTGAGCAAAAAGAAGCACGCCTAGAGATGGAACAAAAGCAAGAAGATGCACATATGCGTGCAATGAAAGCAGAATTAGAGTGGGTACGCACCTCACCTAAAGGACGTCATGCTAAAAATAAGGCTCGTCTTGCTCGATTTGAAGAAATGAATTCGAAGGAATTCCAAAAACGTAATGAGACAAACGAAATATACATTCCGCCAGGGGAAAGATTGGGTGACCTCGTTCTTGAGGGTGAAAAAATCAGCAAATCATTTGGCGACCGAATCCTAATCGACAATTTGGATTTTAAACTTCCTAAAGGGGGTATTTTAGGGATAATTGGTCCTAACGGAGCGGGTAAGTCTACATTTTTAAAAATGATTACAGGTCAAGAAGAGCCAGATAGCGGAACTATTCGTATCGGAGAAACCGTACAATTGGCCTATGTAGATCAATTACGTGATGAATTAGATCCCAATAAAACAGTGTGGCAAGAAATTTCTGATGGTCATGACATAATGCAAGTAGGTAGTTTTCAAATGCCTTCCCGTGCATATGTAGGTCGTTTTAACTTTAAAGGCACCGATCAACAAAAGAAAATGGCCCAACTTTCTGGGGGTGAGCGCAACCGTGTTCATTTAGCAAAACTATTAAAAAGTGGTGGGAATGTATTACTCCTTGACGAACCGAGTAACGATTTGGACGTGGAAACGTTACGTGCGTTGGAAGGGGCGATTCTCAACTTTCCTGGTTGCGTCATCGTTATTTCGCATGATCGATGGTTCTTAGATAGAATTTGTACCCATTTGATGGCATTTGAAGGGGACTCACAAATTACCTTTATTGAAGGCAACTATAGTGATTATGAGGCAGATAGAAGACGTAGGTTGGGTGATGCAGCAGATAGACCATCCCGCATTAAATACAGAAAATTAGAATCGTAA